The Odocoileus virginianus isolate 20LAN1187 ecotype Illinois chromosome 30, Ovbor_1.2, whole genome shotgun sequence genome window below encodes:
- the FAM131C gene encoding protein FAM131C isoform X2: MGSCVSRDLLTSAHKDCPLPQGTAPLNPDLPSIMAPDHVTGKRCFQTTNGYLSDSRSCSSNYNVAALATSSLVGELRLPPPAPRTCPVPRSHWRWEGVVQSIKDHITKPTAMARGRVAHLIEWKGWSAQRAAWELPPEDDEHYCHLPDELCEARFAAGVAEQFAITEATLSAWSSLDDGELRPESSPLDVLQLQDLGSIYLQDSLLSVRSQDDSLLAFSSPDSWPSPDEPPSLARQLQPRLPGALGPEEGASPQGPPRSVDGGPPSEEEDEVFYN, translated from the exons ATTTGCTCACAAGTGCCCACAAggactgccccctgccccagggcaCAGCCCCCCTGAACCCAGACTTGCCCTCCATCATGGCTCCAGATCATGTCACTGGCAAG AGGTGCTTCCAGACCACCAACGGCTACCTATCCGACTCCAGGTCCTGCTCCAGCAACTACAACGTGGCAGCTCTGGCCACCTCGTCCCTTGTGGGTGAGCTCCGGCTGCCTCCTCCTGCCCCGCGAACCTGCCCAGTGCCCCGTAGCCACTGGCGGTGGGAAG GGGTGGTGCAGAGCATCAAGGACCACATCACAAAGCCCACGGCCATGGCCCGTGGCCGTGTGGCCCACCTCATCGAGTGGAAGGGCTGGAGCGCCCAGCGGGCGGCCTGGGAGCTGCCCCCAGAGGATGACGAGCATTACTGCCACCTCCCGGACGAGCTGTGCGAGGCCCGCTTTGCTGCAG GGGTTGCCGAGCAGTTTGCCATCACAGAGGCCACACTGAGCGCCTGGTCCTCGCTGGACGATGGAGAGCTACGCCCGGAGAGCAGCCCCCTGGACGTGCTCCAGCTCCAGG ACCTGGGGAGCATCTACCTCCAGGATAGCCTTCTGAGTGTCCGCTCGCAGGACGACAGTCTTCTGGCCTTCTCCTCCCCTGACAGCTGGCCCTCCCCTGACGAGCCCCCCAGCCTCGCAAGGCAGCTCCAGCCACGGCTCCCGGGGGCCCTGGGGCCCGAGGAGGGGGCCAGCCCGCAGGGCCCCCCACGCTCCGTGGACGGCGGCCCGCCCTCCGAGGAGGAGGATGAGGTGTTCTACAACTGA
- the FAM131C gene encoding protein FAM131C isoform X5 — MGSCVSRDLLTSAHKDCPLPQGTAPLNPDLPSIMAPDHVTGKDRQMDFCWDPWQRCFQTTNGYLSDSRSCSSNYNVAALATSSLVGELRLPPPAPRTCPVPRSHWRWEGVVQSIKDHITKPTAMARGRVAHLIEWKGWSAQRAAWELPPEDDEHYCHLPDELCEARFAADLGSIYLQDSLLSVRSQDDSLLAFSSPDSWPSPDEPPSLARQLQPRLPGALGPEEGASPQGPPRSVDGGPPSEEEDEVFYN; from the exons ATTTGCTCACAAGTGCCCACAAggactgccccctgccccagggcaCAGCCCCCCTGAACCCAGACTTGCCCTCCATCATGGCTCCAGATCATGTCACTGGCAAG GACAGACAGATGGATTTCTGTTGGGATCCTTGGCAG AGGTGCTTCCAGACCACCAACGGCTACCTATCCGACTCCAGGTCCTGCTCCAGCAACTACAACGTGGCAGCTCTGGCCACCTCGTCCCTTGTGGGTGAGCTCCGGCTGCCTCCTCCTGCCCCGCGAACCTGCCCAGTGCCCCGTAGCCACTGGCGGTGGGAAG GGGTGGTGCAGAGCATCAAGGACCACATCACAAAGCCCACGGCCATGGCCCGTGGCCGTGTGGCCCACCTCATCGAGTGGAAGGGCTGGAGCGCCCAGCGGGCGGCCTGGGAGCTGCCCCCAGAGGATGACGAGCATTACTGCCACCTCCCGGACGAGCTGTGCGAGGCCCGCTTTGCTGCAG ACCTGGGGAGCATCTACCTCCAGGATAGCCTTCTGAGTGTCCGCTCGCAGGACGACAGTCTTCTGGCCTTCTCCTCCCCTGACAGCTGGCCCTCCCCTGACGAGCCCCCCAGCCTCGCAAGGCAGCTCCAGCCACGGCTCCCGGGGGCCCTGGGGCCCGAGGAGGGGGCCAGCCCGCAGGGCCCCCCACGCTCCGTGGACGGCGGCCCGCCCTCCGAGGAGGAGGATGAGGTGTTCTACAACTGA
- the FAM131C gene encoding protein FAM131C isoform X6 — protein MSLARTDRWISVGILGRSCSSNYNVAALATSSLVGELRLPPPAPRTCPVPRSHWRWEGVVQSIKDHITKPTAMARGRVAHLIEWKGWSAQRAAWELPPEDDEHYCHLPDELCEARFAAGVAEQFAITEATLSAWSSLDDGELRPESSPLDVLQLQDLGSIYLQDSLLSVRSQDDSLLAFSSPDSWPSPDEPPSLARQLQPRLPGALGPEEGASPQGPPRSVDGGPPSEEEDEVFYN, from the exons ATGTCACTGGCAAG GACAGACAGATGGATTTCTGTTGGGATCCTTGGCAG GTCCTGCTCCAGCAACTACAACGTGGCAGCTCTGGCCACCTCGTCCCTTGTGGGTGAGCTCCGGCTGCCTCCTCCTGCCCCGCGAACCTGCCCAGTGCCCCGTAGCCACTGGCGGTGGGAAG GGGTGGTGCAGAGCATCAAGGACCACATCACAAAGCCCACGGCCATGGCCCGTGGCCGTGTGGCCCACCTCATCGAGTGGAAGGGCTGGAGCGCCCAGCGGGCGGCCTGGGAGCTGCCCCCAGAGGATGACGAGCATTACTGCCACCTCCCGGACGAGCTGTGCGAGGCCCGCTTTGCTGCAG GGGTTGCCGAGCAGTTTGCCATCACAGAGGCCACACTGAGCGCCTGGTCCTCGCTGGACGATGGAGAGCTACGCCCGGAGAGCAGCCCCCTGGACGTGCTCCAGCTCCAGG ACCTGGGGAGCATCTACCTCCAGGATAGCCTTCTGAGTGTCCGCTCGCAGGACGACAGTCTTCTGGCCTTCTCCTCCCCTGACAGCTGGCCCTCCCCTGACGAGCCCCCCAGCCTCGCAAGGCAGCTCCAGCCACGGCTCCCGGGGGCCCTGGGGCCCGAGGAGGGGGCCAGCCCGCAGGGCCCCCCACGCTCCGTGGACGGCGGCCCGCCCTCCGAGGAGGAGGATGAGGTGTTCTACAACTGA
- the FAM131C gene encoding protein FAM131C isoform X4, which yields MAPDHVTGKDRQMDFCWDPWQRCFQTTNGYLSDSRSCSSNYNVAALATSSLVGELRLPPPAPRTCPVPRSHWRWEGVVQSIKDHITKPTAMARGRVAHLIEWKGWSAQRAAWELPPEDDEHYCHLPDELCEARFAAGVAEQFAITEATLSAWSSLDDGELRPESSPLDVLQLQDLGSIYLQDSLLSVRSQDDSLLAFSSPDSWPSPDEPPSLARQLQPRLPGALGPEEGASPQGPPRSVDGGPPSEEEDEVFYN from the exons ATGGCTCCAGATCATGTCACTGGCAAG GACAGACAGATGGATTTCTGTTGGGATCCTTGGCAG AGGTGCTTCCAGACCACCAACGGCTACCTATCCGACTCCAGGTCCTGCTCCAGCAACTACAACGTGGCAGCTCTGGCCACCTCGTCCCTTGTGGGTGAGCTCCGGCTGCCTCCTCCTGCCCCGCGAACCTGCCCAGTGCCCCGTAGCCACTGGCGGTGGGAAG GGGTGGTGCAGAGCATCAAGGACCACATCACAAAGCCCACGGCCATGGCCCGTGGCCGTGTGGCCCACCTCATCGAGTGGAAGGGCTGGAGCGCCCAGCGGGCGGCCTGGGAGCTGCCCCCAGAGGATGACGAGCATTACTGCCACCTCCCGGACGAGCTGTGCGAGGCCCGCTTTGCTGCAG GGGTTGCCGAGCAGTTTGCCATCACAGAGGCCACACTGAGCGCCTGGTCCTCGCTGGACGATGGAGAGCTACGCCCGGAGAGCAGCCCCCTGGACGTGCTCCAGCTCCAGG ACCTGGGGAGCATCTACCTCCAGGATAGCCTTCTGAGTGTCCGCTCGCAGGACGACAGTCTTCTGGCCTTCTCCTCCCCTGACAGCTGGCCCTCCCCTGACGAGCCCCCCAGCCTCGCAAGGCAGCTCCAGCCACGGCTCCCGGGGGCCCTGGGGCCCGAGGAGGGGGCCAGCCCGCAGGGCCCCCCACGCTCCGTGGACGGCGGCCCGCCCTCCGAGGAGGAGGATGAGGTGTTCTACAACTGA
- the FAM131C gene encoding protein FAM131C isoform X3: MGSCVSRDLLTSAHKDCPLPQGTAPLNPDLPSIMAPDHVTGKDRQMDFCWDPWQRCFQTTNGYLSDSRSCSSNYNVAALATSSLVGVVQSIKDHITKPTAMARGRVAHLIEWKGWSAQRAAWELPPEDDEHYCHLPDELCEARFAAGVAEQFAITEATLSAWSSLDDGELRPESSPLDVLQLQDLGSIYLQDSLLSVRSQDDSLLAFSSPDSWPSPDEPPSLARQLQPRLPGALGPEEGASPQGPPRSVDGGPPSEEEDEVFYN; this comes from the exons ATTTGCTCACAAGTGCCCACAAggactgccccctgccccagggcaCAGCCCCCCTGAACCCAGACTTGCCCTCCATCATGGCTCCAGATCATGTCACTGGCAAG GACAGACAGATGGATTTCTGTTGGGATCCTTGGCAG AGGTGCTTCCAGACCACCAACGGCTACCTATCCGACTCCAGGTCCTGCTCCAGCAACTACAACGTGGCAGCTCTGGCCACCTCGTCCCTTGTGG GGGTGGTGCAGAGCATCAAGGACCACATCACAAAGCCCACGGCCATGGCCCGTGGCCGTGTGGCCCACCTCATCGAGTGGAAGGGCTGGAGCGCCCAGCGGGCGGCCTGGGAGCTGCCCCCAGAGGATGACGAGCATTACTGCCACCTCCCGGACGAGCTGTGCGAGGCCCGCTTTGCTGCAG GGGTTGCCGAGCAGTTTGCCATCACAGAGGCCACACTGAGCGCCTGGTCCTCGCTGGACGATGGAGAGCTACGCCCGGAGAGCAGCCCCCTGGACGTGCTCCAGCTCCAGG ACCTGGGGAGCATCTACCTCCAGGATAGCCTTCTGAGTGTCCGCTCGCAGGACGACAGTCTTCTGGCCTTCTCCTCCCCTGACAGCTGGCCCTCCCCTGACGAGCCCCCCAGCCTCGCAAGGCAGCTCCAGCCACGGCTCCCGGGGGCCCTGGGGCCCGAGGAGGGGGCCAGCCCGCAGGGCCCCCCACGCTCCGTGGACGGCGGCCCGCCCTCCGAGGAGGAGGATGAGGTGTTCTACAACTGA
- the FAM131C gene encoding protein FAM131C isoform X1 produces the protein MGSCVSRDLLTSAHKDCPLPQGTAPLNPDLPSIMAPDHVTGKDRQMDFCWDPWQRCFQTTNGYLSDSRSCSSNYNVAALATSSLVGELRLPPPAPRTCPVPRSHWRWEGVVQSIKDHITKPTAMARGRVAHLIEWKGWSAQRAAWELPPEDDEHYCHLPDELCEARFAAGVAEQFAITEATLSAWSSLDDGELRPESSPLDVLQLQDLGSIYLQDSLLSVRSQDDSLLAFSSPDSWPSPDEPPSLARQLQPRLPGALGPEEGASPQGPPRSVDGGPPSEEEDEVFYN, from the exons ATTTGCTCACAAGTGCCCACAAggactgccccctgccccagggcaCAGCCCCCCTGAACCCAGACTTGCCCTCCATCATGGCTCCAGATCATGTCACTGGCAAG GACAGACAGATGGATTTCTGTTGGGATCCTTGGCAG AGGTGCTTCCAGACCACCAACGGCTACCTATCCGACTCCAGGTCCTGCTCCAGCAACTACAACGTGGCAGCTCTGGCCACCTCGTCCCTTGTGGGTGAGCTCCGGCTGCCTCCTCCTGCCCCGCGAACCTGCCCAGTGCCCCGTAGCCACTGGCGGTGGGAAG GGGTGGTGCAGAGCATCAAGGACCACATCACAAAGCCCACGGCCATGGCCCGTGGCCGTGTGGCCCACCTCATCGAGTGGAAGGGCTGGAGCGCCCAGCGGGCGGCCTGGGAGCTGCCCCCAGAGGATGACGAGCATTACTGCCACCTCCCGGACGAGCTGTGCGAGGCCCGCTTTGCTGCAG GGGTTGCCGAGCAGTTTGCCATCACAGAGGCCACACTGAGCGCCTGGTCCTCGCTGGACGATGGAGAGCTACGCCCGGAGAGCAGCCCCCTGGACGTGCTCCAGCTCCAGG ACCTGGGGAGCATCTACCTCCAGGATAGCCTTCTGAGTGTCCGCTCGCAGGACGACAGTCTTCTGGCCTTCTCCTCCCCTGACAGCTGGCCCTCCCCTGACGAGCCCCCCAGCCTCGCAAGGCAGCTCCAGCCACGGCTCCCGGGGGCCCTGGGGCCCGAGGAGGGGGCCAGCCCGCAGGGCCCCCCACGCTCCGTGGACGGCGGCCCGCCCTCCGAGGAGGAGGATGAGGTGTTCTACAACTGA
- the FAM131C gene encoding protein FAM131C isoform X7 — MSLARTDRWISVGILGRSCSSNYNVAALATSSLVGVVQSIKDHITKPTAMARGRVAHLIEWKGWSAQRAAWELPPEDDEHYCHLPDELCEARFAAGVAEQFAITEATLSAWSSLDDGELRPESSPLDVLQLQDLGSIYLQDSLLSVRSQDDSLLAFSSPDSWPSPDEPPSLARQLQPRLPGALGPEEGASPQGPPRSVDGGPPSEEEDEVFYN; from the exons ATGTCACTGGCAAG GACAGACAGATGGATTTCTGTTGGGATCCTTGGCAG GTCCTGCTCCAGCAACTACAACGTGGCAGCTCTGGCCACCTCGTCCCTTGTGG GGGTGGTGCAGAGCATCAAGGACCACATCACAAAGCCCACGGCCATGGCCCGTGGCCGTGTGGCCCACCTCATCGAGTGGAAGGGCTGGAGCGCCCAGCGGGCGGCCTGGGAGCTGCCCCCAGAGGATGACGAGCATTACTGCCACCTCCCGGACGAGCTGTGCGAGGCCCGCTTTGCTGCAG GGGTTGCCGAGCAGTTTGCCATCACAGAGGCCACACTGAGCGCCTGGTCCTCGCTGGACGATGGAGAGCTACGCCCGGAGAGCAGCCCCCTGGACGTGCTCCAGCTCCAGG ACCTGGGGAGCATCTACCTCCAGGATAGCCTTCTGAGTGTCCGCTCGCAGGACGACAGTCTTCTGGCCTTCTCCTCCCCTGACAGCTGGCCCTCCCCTGACGAGCCCCCCAGCCTCGCAAGGCAGCTCCAGCCACGGCTCCCGGGGGCCCTGGGGCCCGAGGAGGGGGCCAGCCCGCAGGGCCCCCCACGCTCCGTGGACGGCGGCCCGCCCTCCGAGGAGGAGGATGAGGTGTTCTACAACTGA